GTGCCATGCCATATTGCCATGCATGGATCAAGTTGAAGACCTGCAGTGCTAGGAGTTGACCATATGTGTCCATATCTGATCCTAGTGAGGAAGAAGCTGGCTGCATGCTGCATGCACTTGCACTAGAACTGGAGCAAATATGGCCTTCTTTCTTCCCATGATGGTGGACTGGAGCAGAGCACAGCAGAGGAGAGCAAGTGAGGTCCAGCTCTGCCtagccatcatcatcatcttctctgCATGCCCATCCCTCTTGGTTGGTTCTCATCAGAAATGGCACCAAGATTAGAAACTGCAGCTACTGGCAGTGGCACCACAGGAGGATTCAGTGATCAAGTGCCATATTTTGGTCATGTGCTCCAGTGCACAAGCCACAACAGCCGAGTGCTGCTGCCACATGCCATACATTTTCTAGGCAGGGCAACAGCATATACAAGAAACATACTAGTTAAGATTGTCACAGGAATGAAGGAAACATTACTACATTCTATTCTAGGATAGAAACTCTTCGGTGATGAAGCAAAGCACCAAGCAGGTATCACTCATTAACGGGTACTCTCTAGTTACACAAGCCTAATCAGATTATAACAAGGTCTGAGCTTCCTGTTTGGAATCTGAATGGATGAGCTCCATTGGTGCCCATACACATGAAGCCCATTTGTTATAGGCTGCTCAATCCATCAATTTTCTGGAGTGAACTGAACTGTCTTTGCAAACACACGGCATCAGAAACACACAGAGAAACaaagccatctctctctctctcgctctctcgctctctcgctctctctctctctctctctctctctctctctctctctctctctctctctctctctctctctctcttaaacaTGCATGGCAGATGTGTCTAGCAAAGCAAACTTCAGAAATGTAAGCATCCACATATTCGAAGCCACACCGGCGTAAACCACGCTGAGCTAAAAGAGGGGGCACATTACATGATCACGCCTCAAGACCGAAATACCTGTACAACACTCATCCAAGTTCAATCTAAAGCTACCTTAGCCCTAGCAACTGAAAAAGAAAAAACTAAGCCCTTTTTCTGACACTGAGCAACCAATGACAAAAACTGAGAGGAAAGAAACAAATCAATGTAAACATTCTGCAAAGACCCTAGCACGTGCGACGAAATCTTTTCCTGTGAATCCCTTGACGACACCAATTTGCTAGCTACATTAGCCCTTGCAAACTGCGCCTTAGCGAGGTTGACGAGTAGATCCTACAAGATGTTGGGCACCTGTGCCGAGAGCCTTTCCTGCAGCTCTCTCATCTTCGAGCAGAGCTCCACCTTCTGCTCCTTGTAGCTCTGGAGCAGGAAGTCCTTCCCTTCGATGACCTCCTTCAGCTCGCCGACCTCTCTCTTGAGCATCTCCACCCTCTCTGCCTCGCCGTTCCTCTTCTCAATACCAATACAGTGCAGCTCAGGGTCATCGATGCTGCTATCAGCATAGCCATTAGCATGCCCATTGGCGGCATCTGGTTGCCAGTTTCCAGCTTGCAAGGGCTTGTCGCGGGAGAGTGCTTCAGCCACACAATGATCTGCGATGATCTTCCTTAGCTGCTGGATCTCCCTGTCGGATTCGAACAGATCTCGATTGGCACCATCCAGCTGGGACTGCAAATTGGCGGTCTGCGTCTCCTCGATGCTGAGAGAGTTCTTAAGATCAGCTATCTGTGCTTGCATCTCCATGATCATCTCATCACGTCTCCTGAGGTGCTGTCTCAACTTCTGTATGACCTCTCTCTTGATATAAATGTCAGATCCTGATTCTGAAACACAGGGAGAGCCAGAACTGTTTGAGTACTGCAATGGTCTGCGATGATCTTCAAGCCGGTCAGGCGATGACGTCCACATGACGCCACTGTTCTCTTTGCTTGATTCTGGCCCTGGTATCTTTGCAAGAGGAAGGGAGGGTTCATCAGGTTTCGATAAAGAACTTGCAGGTGCTTGCTtgatttccactccaccatctgcaATTCCCGCACATAACAACCAACAGTTAACATTGTTTCTGCCTTTTTTGCAACAACTATTAAGTCAAATAAAAATAGCAAGACAGCGTCCAGTGTTAGCCCAGTCAAGGGTGTAACAGTGCAATTTAACAATGCTAAACTCGCTATATAGCCACTTTGTCAGTATACTGCCAGTTTGTGGATTAATTTTTTGCTTCATGCTTAGTACTCATGGATTATGTTCAAGGTATGGAAGATTACATAACTGTAATCTCATAATCCAATGATGCAATGATAGTTAATGACATCAACTGTGTTACTGTATTTACAATGCCAGCTGAAAAAACTCAACACTGCAGGGTGCAAAGTTTGCTGCAACCTCATGAATACTCGGCAACAAGCATAAATTAAGCTGTAGCACAAGTTACCTGAGACACAGCAGTAGCAATTGGTTTCATCATCAAACCGGTACAGATTGGAGTGTAGTTCACAAGCTCCAGGTCTTCTTTTGGCTGCAAATTCAGATAGTCAGCACTCAGCAGACTGCACATATGACTGCAATTAGAACTAGAACTGCAAATGGGAGCATCAGACCTCTGGATGTACTATTTTGCTTCTTGGTATCAAACATCTGCTTCAGCTTGCATCCAAGTCTGACCGAGAGCGTGCTAACCAGAACTCCTCCCGCGACAAGAACCCAGCTCGGCCCTTCTCCCTGGGCATGGCTAACTCTCCCTGCCTTCTGCACGCTCCCATTAGTCTTGGAGGACCTCATCCTAAGAACAGCTTGACCTAGACAGACATGTACGCATCACAACATGTTCGGCATCATTATTTCCATGCAGTATAGGAAAAGGAGTGGTACATTTCACTCATACAAATACAGAAAAGGAAGTGCGAAGGCCACTATCCGATCTTAGTCTCGCCCATACAAATATGGATCACAGTGGTAAGACAAGATTATGCTGCTGCTGCTTCAGCAGCAACATCAGATATGCAAATATGGATCACAGGGGCAAAACAAGGTTATGCTCTGCAGCAGCAATTTTTGTTGCAGTGAACTGAATTACACGACCCAAGTGAGTGAACTGGGCACATAACACGGGCATCTCGCTTGGCATTCAAGTCTGAGGGTGGCGTGTACATGAGTGAAATGGAGGACCACACCACACATGTACAAATGCATCCTAGGTTCCTTTTTTGAGTGCATCCTAGATTTCTGACCA
The sequence above is a segment of the Triticum dicoccoides isolate Atlit2015 ecotype Zavitan chromosome 1A, WEW_v2.0, whole genome shotgun sequence genome. Coding sequences within it:
- the LOC119294392 gene encoding uncharacterized protein LOC119294392, translated to MRSSKTNGSVQKAGRVSHAQGEGPSWVLVAGGVLVSTLSVRLGCKLKQMFDTKKQNSTSRAKRRPGACELHSNLYRFDDETNCYCCVSDGGVEIKQAPASSLSKPDEPSLPLAKIPGPESSKENSGVMWTSSPDRLEDHRRPLQYSNSSGSPCVSESGSDIYIKREVIQKLRQHLRRRDEMIMEMQAQIADLKNSLSIEETQTANLQSQLDGANRDLFESDREIQQLRKIIADHCVAEALSRDKPLQAGNWQPDAANGHANGYADSSIDDPELHCIGIEKRNGEAERVEMLKREVGELKEVIEGKDFLLQSYKEQKVELCSKMRELQERLSAQVPNIL